The Electrophorus electricus isolate fEleEle1 chromosome 19, fEleEle1.pri, whole genome shotgun sequence genome has a segment encoding these proteins:
- the LOC113590803 gene encoding 5-beta-cholestane-3-alpha,7-alpha-diol 12-alpha-hydroxylase-like, giving the protein MSFLFQILLALFTSLLGGLYLLGAFRRRRPGEPPLDKGPLPWLGHVLEFRRDTAKFLERMKHKHGDIFTVQLGGFYYTFLTDPHSFGSVVKEARAKLDFNKFARHLVQRVFGYHPTEEEHKLIQASSNKHLMGDGLVLITQAMMTNLQNLMLHNMGAGDYEKPWQEAELFNYSYNIVFRAGYLSLFGNENVKTSGSLDKAKKIDRTHSDELFVEFRKYDQLFPNLAYGVLGPSSKREAERLKKLFWKILSVQKVKSRQNISDWVNESQQERAELGMEDFMLDRHMLLLLWASQGNTGPASFWLLLFLMKHPDAMEAVRGEVEEVLRETGQEVKRGGPLINLTRDMLQRTPILDSAVEETLRMTAAPVLTRAVLEDMTLNMANGQQYNIRMGDRVSLFPYTTVQMDPEMHPDPHIFKYDRFLTPEGGKKTDFYKGGKKVKYYTMPWGAGVSMCPGRFFATNELKQFAFLMITYFDFELKNPEEEIPDIDIKRWGFGTMQPTKDMQFRYRLRF; this is encoded by the coding sequence ATGAGCTTTCTGTTTCAAATCTTGCTTGCTCTTTTTACCTCTCTGCTGGGGGGCCTCTATCTCCTGGGAGCTTTCCGTCGGAGGAGGCCAGGGGAACCCCCACTGGATAAAGGCCCTCTTCCCTGGCTGGGACACGTGTTGGAGTTCAGGAGAGACACAGCAAAGTTTCTGGAGAGGATGAAACACAAGCACGGGGATATTTTCACAGTGCAGCTGGGAGGATTTTATTACACATTCCTGACAGATCCTCACTCATTTGGGTCAGTGGTCAAAGAGGCACGAGCAAAACTAGACTTCAATAAGTTTGCAAGACATCTGGTTCAGCGCGTGTTCGGATACCATCCCACAGAAGAAGAACACAAGTTAATTCAGGCATCCAGCAATAAGCATCTGATGGGTGACGGGTTGGTTCTGATCACTCAGGCCATGATGACCAATCTCCAGAACCTGATGCTCCATAACATGGGTGCTGGGGATTATGAGAAACCCTGGCAGGAGGCAGAGCTCTTCAACTACAGCTACAACATTGTTTTTCGCGCTGGTTACCTGTCCTTGTTTGGAAATGAGAATGTCAAAACCTCAGGAAGTTTGGACAAAGCCAAGAAAATTGACCGGACTCACTCAGATGAGCTCTTTGTTGAGTTTCGCAAATATGACCAGCTCTTCCCCAACCTGGCATACGGCGTGCTGGGGCCAAGCAGTAAGAGGGAGGCTGAGAGGCTGAAAAAGCTATTCTGGAAAATTCTGTCAGTGCAGAAGGTGAAGtccagacagaacatcagtgacTGGGTGAATGAGTCGCAGCAGGAGAGGGCTGAACTCGGAATGGAGGACTTCATGCTGGACCGACACATGCTCCTTCTCCTGTGGGCGTCCCAGGGTAACACAGGCCCTGCCTCTTTCTGGCTACTCCTGTTCCTCATGAAGCACCCTGACGCTATGGAGGCcgtgagaggagaggtggaggaggttcTCCGTGAAACAGGACAGGAGGTGAAGCGTGGTGGGCCGCTGATTAACCTGACCAGGGACATGCTGCAGAGAACCCCCATTCTGGACAGTGCGGTGGAGGAGACCCTCCGCATGACAGCTGCCCCTGTGCTCACCAGAGCCGTCCTGGAAGACATGACCCTGAACATGGCCAACGGACAGCAGTACAACATCCGCATGGGTGACAGAGTGTCACTGTTTCCCTACACCACAGTTCAGATGGACCCAGAGATGCACCCTGACCCACACATCTTCAAGTATGACCGCTTCCTTACTCCAGAGGGGGGCAAAAAGACTGATTTCTATAAAGGTGGGAAGAAGGTCAAGTATTACACCATGCCCTGGGGTGCTGGTGTCAGCATGTGCCCTGGAAGGTTCTTTGCTACGAATGAGCTGAAACAGTTTGCTTTCCTTATGATTACATACTTTGACTTTGAGCTTAAAAACCCAGAGGAGGAGATTCCAGATATAGATATTAAGAGATGGGGGTTTGGAACCATGCAGCCAACCAAGGACATGCAGTTCAGATACAGGCTTAGATTTTAG